Proteins from one Triticum aestivum cultivar Chinese Spring chromosome 7A, IWGSC CS RefSeq v2.1, whole genome shotgun sequence genomic window:
- the LOC123150834 gene encoding uncharacterized protein: MAAPRASWDHAYEKGLVDIMLDHNNPIYRGQNGWTAEGWTRITNAFNQKFPLAHFTKQQIQEKDKDLKGNYKAVRNSRKQSGTGWDDTLCMIIAEPVIWDKLIKDNLRVKKFRSKPFMLFKSLATLHEGSIASGDLNFVSIPQVDLTSDAISPMDSSTNDLNYISSTNVDDGMSSSDLQGQGASRRDEPEATTSTNSEQKGALPVKKRKQSQIAVVLEDYMDFRKKQSAKLVDELKESKQDDIFSIGNCVAALEPMEDLSVAEKAKALRLFKCPMNREIFINTKDSNLRLYWLKEEISEM; this comes from the exons ATGGCAGCGCCTAGGGCATCTTGGGACCATGCATACGAGAAAGGTCTTGTTGATATAATGCTTGACCACAACAATCCCATTTATCGAGGTCAAAATGGGTGGACTGCTGAAGGGTGGACTAGAATTACAAATGCATTCAATCAGAAATTTCCACTAGCTCATTTCACCAAGCAACAAATCCAAGAGAAGGATAAGGATTTAAAAGGAAATTATAAGGCAGTGAGAAACTCTCGGAAACAGAGTGGCACGGGATGGGATGATACACTTTGCATGATCATCGCTGAACCTGTAATATGGGATAAACTTATCAAG GATAATCTAAGGGTAAAGAAGTTCCGTTCAAAACCATTCATGCTCTTCAAGTCATTGGCTACACTACATGAAG GAAGTATTGCTTCAGGAGACTTGAACTTTGTATCAATTCCGCAAGTGGATCTCACAAGCGATGCCATTTCTCCTATGGATTCCTCTACTAATGATTTGAACTATATCTCCTCTACCAATGTTGATGATGGTATGTCCTCATCTGATCTACAAGGGCAAGGGGCATCAAGAAGAGATGAACCTGAAGCTACAACATCTACCAACTCTGAACAAAAGGGAGCACTGCCTGTGAAAAAGAGGAAGCAAAGTCAGATCGCTGTTGTACTTGAGGATTACATGGATTTTCGGAAGAAACAGTCTGCAAAACTGGTTGACGAGTTGAAGGAATCAAAGCAAGATGACATTTTCTCGATTGGAAACTGTGTGGCTGCGCTAGAACCAATGGAAGATTTATCAGTTGCAGAAAAAGCAAAGGCACTGCGGCTTTTCAAATGCCCAATGAATCGAGAAATATTCATCAATACCAAGGACTCAAATCTTCGACTTTATTGGTTGAAGGAGGAGATTTCTGAGATGTAG
- the LOC123150836 gene encoding uncharacterized protein, with the protein MAWSFHFVPLLLLLLLLSSTSAVATSGHSTGNATASLRPGREPLKHRRRVRALLGRLNKPPLNTIKSPDGDLIDCVPSHLQPAFDHPMLKGQKPLDPPERPKNYNSTIAGAAVVQAWHATGEACPEGTVALRRTTEKDLLRASSLRRYGRKPPRRTTRRDSTSSGHEHAVGYVNSEKYYGARASVNVWSPRIDDPSEFSLSQIWVISGSFGHDLNTIEAGWQVSPELYGDSNARFFTYWTTDAYQETGCYNHNCRGFVQTTNKIAVGAAITPQSVYNGRQFDINLMIWKDPKHGHWWLELGPGVVVGYWPSGLFTHLAHHARMVQFGGEVVNTRPPGSHTATQMGSGHFPGEGFDRAAYFRNLQVVDWDNSIIRASGLKLLADHPGCYDIQGGSNGRWGTYFYYGGPGRNVKCP; encoded by the exons ATGGCTTGGAGTTTCCACTTTGTTcccttgctcctcctcctcctcctgctctccTCCACTTCCGCAGTGGCCACCTCCGGGCACAGCACCGGCAACGCCACCGCAAGCCTGAGGCCAGGGCGGGAGCCGCTCAAGCACCGGAGGAGGGTTAGGGCTCTCCTCGGCAGGCTCAACAAGCCCCCCCTCAACACCATCAAG AGCCCGGATGGTGATTTAATCGACTGCGTCCCCTCTCACCTCCAGCCCGCGTTCGACCACCCGATGCTCAAGGGACAAAAGCCTCTG GACCCGCCGGAGAGGCCCAAGAACTACAACTCCACCATTGCTGGAGCGGCGGTGGTGCAGGCGTGGCATGCCACCGGCGAGGCGTGCCCGGAAGGGACGGTGGCGCTGCGGCGGACCACGGAGAAGGATCTGCTCAGGGCCAGCTCCCTCAGGAGGTACGGCAGGAAGCCGCCACGCCGGACCACTCGCCGTGATTCCACCAGCAGTGGCCATGAG CATGCAGTTGGGTACGTGAATTCAGAGAAATACTACGGGGCCAGAGCTAGTGTTAACGTGTGGTCACCCAGGATAGATGACCCATCCGAGTTCAGCCTGTCGCAGATCTGGGTCATCTCCGGCTCCTTCGGCCACGATCTCAACACCATTGAGGCTGGATGGCAG GTCAGCCCGGAGCTGTATGGAGATAGCAATGCCAGGTTCTTCACTTACTGGACA ACTGATGCGTACCAAGAGACGGGGTGCTACAACCACAACTGCCGCGGGTTCGTCCAGACGACCAACAAGATCGCCGTCGGCGCGGCCATCACGCCACAGTCGGTGTACAACGGGAGGCAGTTTGATATTAATCTGATGATATGGAAG GATCCCAAGCACGGGCACTGGTGGCTGGAGCTGGGCCCGGGCGTGGTGGTGGGCTACTGGCCGTCCGGCCTGTTCACCCACCTGGCGCACCACGCGAGGATGGTGCAGTTCGGCGGCGAGGTCGTCAACACCCGGCCGCCGGGGTCCCACACGGCGACGCAGATGGGCAGCGGCCACTTCCCCGGCGAGGGGTTCGACCGCGCCGCCTACTTCCGGAACCTGCAGGTGGTGGACTGGGACAACAGCATCATCCGGGCGTCCGGCCTCAAGCTCCTCGCCGACCACCCGGGCTGCTACGACATCCAGGGAGGCTCCAACGGCCGCTGGGGCACATACTTCTACTACGGAGGGCCAGGGAGGAACGTGAAATGCCCCTGA